AGAGATATGGCCCTCCCTTGCCATTGGCCAAgacaacttcttcttcttctttctttctttcttcttttttttccttttttttttctttgcttaAACAAGGTCATTTATCCAGATGTAGAGAATTTTCTCTCTAGATCATAGGTTTTTCTCCTTTTTGAAACACCAACCCCACAAACaccaaccccccccccccacccccccccccccaaaacctTCTTAAGCTGCAATCTTCTCCCAGGATATGGATCAAACACATGTAGCTTTAACAAGAGTTGTTTATCTCTTCACCCATCCCTTCTTACTTCTTGTACTCTTTATCTTTATCATCATCATGCACTTCAGCTCTCCATCTTCGAAAAGGCAGCCTCTTCCTCCAGGTCCAAAAGCATGGCCTATAGTAGGCAACTTTCTCCATATAGGAAAAATGCCACATATCTCCATGACCCACTATGCCAAAGCTTATGGCCCTCTAATTTCACTGAGGCTTGGCACGCGAGTCCTCATAGTTGGATCTTCTCCGATGGCAGCTGCAGAAATTCTCAAGACAAATGATCGTTTGCTGTCCGCCAGATGTGTGCCAAAAGCAAGTCCCTATCAAAGCCAAGTACTTGACCGTATAGCGCTTGTTTGGGCCCCGCACTGCACCGACGGATGGAAATCCTTGCGAGCCTTATGCAGGACTGAGCTGTTTTCAGCAAAAAAAATAGAGTTGCAAGCCAGTTTGAGAGAGAAGCAAGTTGCCCAGATGGTAAAATTTTTGGAAACCAGACAAGGAAAAGTTGTTAATATTGGAGAAGTAGTGTTCACTACCGTTTTTAACACGTTGTCCAATCTCCTTTTCTCAAAAGACTTCATTGGTTTGGAAGATAAAGGGGTGGCTAGTGGATTGAAAAATCTTATCTGGAAGATGATGGAATTGGGCACTGCTCCAAATATAGCAGATTTTTATCCTATACTCGGCGGGTTGGATCCTCAAGGACTAAGAAGGAAGAGCTTAAAATGTGTTCAAGAAATGTTTGCGATTTGGGAAATTTACGTAAAGGAAAGAAGACAAAAGCATGGCCAAGATGCTCCAAAAAACGATTTCTTGGATGTATTTCTTGCAAATGGATTTCAGGACGATCAAATCAATTGGTTGGTTCTTGTAAGTAATAATTAAACAGTTCCTTCACCTTAATTTCTCTCGTTTTGTTTGCTCGATTTGTTGTTCACAACTGTAGTAATGGAAATATATAGTCTAAGAGATCAGCATGTTTAATTTGCAGGAATTGTTCAGTGCAGGCACAGACACTACTACGACGACAATAGAGTGGGCAGTGGCAGAGCTTATCAAGAAGAAACAAGTCATGAGAAAAGTTCGTGAGGAGCTAGAAAGAGAAATCAACAAAGATTATATACATGAATCTAATGTTTCTCAGCTTCCTTATTTAAATGCATGCATAAAGGAAACTCTGAGATTACACCCTCCTGCTCCATTTTTAGTTCCACGTCGTGCTGTCGAGAATTGTGAAGTTATGAATTACACCATTCCAAAAGATTCTCAGATATTAGTCAATGTTTGGGCTATTGGGCGTGATCCCTCTGCTTGGGAAGATCCTTTGTTATTTAAACCTGAAAGGTTTCTTGGCTCACATTTAGACTTAAAGGGTCGTGACTATGAATTCCTACCTTTCGGTTCAGGAAGGAGGATTTGCCCCGGACTGCCAATGGCTACAAGACAACTTCCATTGATTTTGGCCTCTTTAATACATTGCTTTGATTGGTCTCTTGAAAATGGTGAGGATCGTGCTGAGTTAAACACGACCGAAAAGTTTGGCATAACATTGCAGAAGGAACATCCTCTACTTATTGTTCctaaaagaaaattataatttcaattaattgttCTTTGTTAAGTATCTGGCACAACTTTTTGTTCCGGTGAAAGGATTTTGTCTTGAATAATATCACTGGCAATGTGTTCAGTCTTTTTTGGCTGGCGATTAGGATTTTCCTTATTTCTGCATTTGTCAGTTTGTTAATTTTTTGCACTGTTGGACATACGTGTGGAAAAGAAAACCATACAGATTCACTCATGAAACTGAAGGCCTATAAGCTTAAGAGTTAAATTAAGTTGTATTCCTGCGCCAAGATTATTAAACCAACTCAATAAATAAATGTctaattagtaattattaataCATGTGACAATGATTAAAAGTTAATTAAGAAATGACTAATTTTGAAATGGCAGCAAAGTTTAAGGAATAAAAACGCTAGGGACTCATCCTTCATcccttatgatttttttttttcaaatatatgGTAACTGTGAAGCTAAAtcacttaaaaataaaaatcatataaAAAATTCTCAACAGAAAGTATAAGAAAATAAGAGGCGACAAAAGAAAAGGCAAGTGGGAGATACTAATTATAAAATTGCATAGATATTATGTGTGTACCGTAATGGAACTACCCTCATTCCTTGAAGCCTGCACTCCGGAATCTTTCGCTATCCTGCTAACCATGCGTTTGGCTCTACCGTGATGCtgctgcctttttttttttttttttttaatattatattgccGGCAATTTGGTGGCAGGCGATTCTTGAAAATCGTTTCTCAGCGACCCATCTTGCTTTACTTGTCGGCCCAACTACTCTGCTAAACTCTAAGATCCATAGTTTTGGGTCCAAATTGATTCACAAATATGcgtattgtgcatatatttgctAAGAAACACATTAGAATAATTGTTTAATTAATTGGCAAActtaaatacaaaattatataaagaaaaaaaatgtaaaattcaAGATCTTTTG
Above is a genomic segment from Hevea brasiliensis isolate MT/VB/25A 57/8 chromosome 17, ASM3005281v1, whole genome shotgun sequence containing:
- the LOC110641608 gene encoding probable (S)-N-methylcoclaurine 3'-hydroxylase isozyme 2, with product MDQTHVALTRVVYLFTHPFLLLVLFIFIIIMHFSSPSSKRQPLPPGPKAWPIVGNFLHIGKMPHISMTHYAKAYGPLISLRLGTRVLIVGSSPMAAAEILKTNDRLLSARCVPKASPYQSQVLDRIALVWAPHCTDGWKSLRALCRTELFSAKKIELQASLREKQVAQMVKFLETRQGKVVNIGEVVFTTVFNTLSNLLFSKDFIGLEDKGVASGLKNLIWKMMELGTAPNIADFYPILGGLDPQGLRRKSLKCVQEMFAIWEIYVKERRQKHGQDAPKNDFLDVFLANGFQDDQINWLVLELFSAGTDTTTTTIEWAVAELIKKKQVMRKVREELEREINKDYIHESNVSQLPYLNACIKETLRLHPPAPFLVPRRAVENCEVMNYTIPKDSQILVNVWAIGRDPSAWEDPLLFKPERFLGSHLDLKGRDYEFLPFGSGRRICPGLPMATRQLPLILASLIHCFDWSLENGEDRAELNTTEKFGITLQKEHPLLIVPKRKL